DNA from Asterias amurensis chromosome 7, ASM3211899v1:
caaaattttgggaatttcaacattttggtgcaaaagtgacgtcataatttgaccaaaaatcgtcgataaccgccaaagtaaaacattaaaggggttcaaatttgcaccggcacactcgggtgtggtatccgcaagaagtaatcatgctaattcggcttttcggggtggctcgaaaattaaaaagtttattccccgtgcagggaaaagggaagagcggccatcttgtttttataatagtcaactctggaaatcgcgttttgacggtgcaaatcgaccaagttaaataataataataataataataccatttatatagcgccttttcctaaggttacaaagcgctcagagaatgacaggaaaaaacaaaaaagggaatgcaaacaaaaccaagaggaaaaccacgactAGGCAAAGCTAGCAGCATTTAGCCAAGAAAGTCCCGCGCAAAGCCGGACTCTCTTTGACTAAAACCGCAGGCCAAGCAAGCGAGATTTACTGATTGTAAATGAATGTTTTCAGAGACCTTTTGAACAAGGTAACAGAGCTAGAACTTTTGGTTGAGTTTGGAAGGGAATTCCACATCCTAGGGCCTGCAACTGAAAATGCTCTGTCTCCTGATTTTCTGGTGGTTCGAGGAATATACAAGTTGCCCTGTGAACGTAAGTTGCTCTTTGTAGCCCTGGTTTCTAATGAGTTGGAAATGTATGCGGGAAAAGTACCAGACATACACTTAAACATGTTTAAGGCCAATTTGAACATTATTCGTTTTTCTACTGGGAGCCAGTGCAGCTGTTTGATCAGTGGTGAAGTGGGGACATGGTTTGGGTAGGAGAAGATGATACGGGATGCTCTGTTTTGTATCTTTTGTAACTTGCTTAAATCAGATTGCTTGAGACCACATAACAAAGAGTTGCAGTAGTCCAATCTGGAGAGTACAAGTGCCCTAACAGCGGCGTGACAGGCTTCAGCGTCAATGTACTTTCGGATTCTACCAATATTTCGGAGGTGGTAGTTAGCTGATTTGCAGACTGATGTGACATGATCACTCATCGACATAGTATTGTCGAAGACAACACCAAGATTCCGGATGGAAGTTGATGGGTGGAGTGTGCTGTTGTTTATAGGGAGAGTCAGATGGGCAAGATGTTTGTAGTTACAGCTTGAAGAGGCAATGAAAAATTCAGTTTTCTCTTCGTTTAGCTGAAGCTTGTTGCTTGACATCCAGTGTTGAACGTCACTGATGCACTTCGAGAGCTTGAACAACCCACATTCTGCATCATTGGggattttggggtcaaattctaCGTAGATTTGGATGTCATCTGCATACATGTGAAACTTGACCTCATGCTGACGAAGAAGATCACCGATTGGGGACAGGTACATGGTGAAAGCCTGAGGACCTATAACAGATCCTTGCGGGACACCGAAACGAAGAACAGTTTCATCGGAGGTGACACCGTCAGGTAGGATAACCCGACTCTTGCGATTGTTGAAGTATGACGTGAACCAGTCGAGCGCTGTGTCGGTTATACCAAATCTGTCATGGAAGCGTTGCAGGAGGGTTTGGTGGTCTAGGGTATCGAAGGCGGCGGAGAGGTCCAGCATGACCATGAAAATGGCATTGTTTTTGTCGATTGCTCTAAGGATGTCATTTTGTACATGAAGCAGAGCAGTCTCGGTGCTGTGATTGGGCCTGTATGCTGACTGTAGAGGCTCTGCTAGCTGATGTTGAACAATATGTCGGGATAGTTGTTCGCAGGCGATCTTTTCCATAAGTTTGGCTAGGTACTGGAGATTAGAAATGGGGCGATAATTTTTGAGTACTTCTTTATTAAGAGATTGTTTTTTTCAGGCTAGGAGTGATGACGGCCTTTTTGAATAGCTCTGGGAAAACACCTGATGTCAGTGAGGTATTTACAATCTCTGTTAGCTTCGGTAAGAATGTAGCCGTATGCTTTTTGAATACCCAAGTTGGAACTATGTCGAGCTGGCACGATTTTGTCGCCGAGTTTTTGATCACTTTATGAAGGTAATCTTTGGTGATCGGCATGAAATGCGCGAACTGAGCACTTGGGGGGCATGTATGCAGATCAGCCGATGAAGTTGAATCAAGTTGAACGTCATCCATATGAGCTCGGATATTTTTAATTCTGTCAGTGAAAAATTTACTGAAAGCATGAGCAAGAACTGTGGGCGAGTCCTGGATTGATGGGGTTAACCGGGGTTTACCAGTGAGGTTATTGACGATGCGGAAGACTTCATTTGGACTGGATCCTATCAACGACTCTCTATAGAAGACAGATTTAGCTTTGACAAGCACTTCTGCAAGTTTGCGTTTGGATTGTTCGTAGTTCGTGCGGTCACTGGGTAGTCTGGACTTTCGCCACTTGCGTTCCGCTTGACGACGTCCGCGTCTCGCGTCATCAACATCGTTGTTGTACCATCTTGGTTTAGCGCGTTTGGGCTTTGGTTTAGAAGTCAACAACGGTGCATAGATGTCTAGAGCACAGTTAACTGCAGAGTTAAATTCCACGACTGCCGTGTCAACGTCGCCTTCACAGGTGACATCGTGGAGACGTTCTGTTAGTTCACGAGCAAAGGCATTATGGTCAATCTTACGAAAATCACGGAACTTTGATGCCATGAGCACGGGTTGAGGCTTAATGAAGTGAAGTTTGCAGTTGACAACACCGTGGTCAGAGATGTCATTCATGTCAACTGTGCAGTCACTGACCAGTTCGTCATTATCAGATTTTACGATAATGCCGTCTAAAGTGTGTCCAAGTTTGTGGGTAGGGCCAGTAACAAGTTGTTTGAATCCATAGGCTGTTAGTGTAGTGTGGACGTGAGATGTATCAAGTTTGTGAGGACAGTCAAAGTGAATATTAAAATCACCAAGGCAGATTAGTTTTCCAGGTAGCTCATCAATGTATTCGATGAACCGATCGAAGTCACTGAGAAATGTAGATGTCTTAAGTTTGTTTCTTGCAGACGGAGGAGGTCTGTAGATTACTGCTAAGTGGAGGTGATGCGTGGTATCAGATATAAGAGCATGCTCAAATGTACTTGTTTCAGAATTGTCACATGGAACATGTATTAAGTGAAGCTCGTCACGAAAGATGACAGCAATACCTCCATGCTTGTCCCCGGGGCGCGGAATGTTAATGCACATGAACCCAGGTGGGGTTATCTCGTTAATGATTACTTGATCATTAAAGTCAAGCCAAGTTTCTGTTAAAAACATTATATCAATGTTCTGGAATATAATGTAGTCGCAGATGATCAGGGATTTGTTGCAGGCAGAGTGGACGTTCCAGTGGGCTACATTAAGATAGCTTGATTCATTGTCTTGCGAGGGTTGTGACATAGATGGTTGCAGACCATTTCGGACATTTGGAATAGTGCTCTTAATTTTACGGTGGCGGATATGAGAACCAGCCCGCCGACTTCGTAGATGAAGCAGTCCCAGGTCCTTAAGATTTTGGAATACATGGGTTGGCAATGTACACAAGTTGTTGCTAGGTTTTAGAGCAAGAAGTTCAGATCTAGTGTACAGGAGAGATGGCAttgagtttgtttgttcaagCTGTACACTTTCATTCATAGTGACGTAATAAGCAGAGTCAAGCATTGTTGTGTCCATGGTGATAACAATGCCCAACGGAGTATAGGCAGACAAAGCGTATACAAGACTTACTATTAGCAAGGTGACTGGAAACATCCTGCAAAACATCCAGAATATTTCAGCAAAACAAGGTCTGATTTTTCCTTTACAGGTCCTAGCTGATGCACTACACCATATTCGAAGCTATGTCAAGAATTGGGTGGTAAAATCCAAGCATAACAAGAATATTTCATTGAGATTTCCGGAGCAAATTCTCATAAGCGGCAGCAgcaaaaacagcgccctcttccaagttgagcatcctgaataattttcctgtgtggagtcatgcaaaattcgcaaaaccttgggaattacaactttttggtgcaaaagtgacgtcataatttgaccactaatcgtcgattaccgccaaagtaaaacattaaaggggttcaaatttgcaccggcacactcgggtggggtatccgtaagaagtaatcacgctaattcggcttttcggggtggctcaaaaatgaaaaagtttattccccgggcagggaaaagggaagagcggccatcttgtttttctagtagtcaactctggaaatcgcgttctgacggtgcaaatcgaccaagttgagcatcctgaacaactttcctgtgtggagtcatgccaaattatcaaaaccttgggaattacagctttttggtgtaaaagtgacgtcataatttgaccaaaaatcgtcgattaccgccaaagtaaaacattaaaggggttcaaatttgcaccggcacactcggtggggtatccgcaagaagtaatctcgccaattcggctttttggggtggctcgaaaattaaaaagtttattccccgggcagggaaaatggtagagcggccatcttgtttttctaatagtcaactctggaaatcgcgttttgacggtgcaaatcgaccaagttgagcatcctgaacaactttcctgtgtggagtcatgcaaaattcgcaaaatcttggaatttacaactttttggtgcaaaagtgacgtcataatttgacccaaaatcgtcgattaccgccaaagttaaacattaacggggttctaatgtgcaccggcacactcgggtgaggtatccgcaagaagtaatcacgccaattcggcttttcggggtggctcgaaaattaaaaagtttattccacgggcagggaaaatggaagagcggccatcttgtttttcaacatagtcaactctggaaatcgcgttttgacggtgcaaatcgaccaagttgagcatcctgaacaactttcctgtgtggagtcatgcaaaactggcaaaaccttgggaattacaactttttggtgcaaaagtgacgtcataatctgactaaaaatcgtcgattaccgccaaagtaaaacattaaaggggttcaaatttgcaccggcacactcggtgggttatgcgcaagaagtaatcacgctaattcggcttttcggggtggctcgaaaattaaaaagtttattccccgggcagggaaaatggaagagcggccatcttgttttttctaatagtcaactctggaaatcgcgttttgacggtgcaaatcgaccaagttgagcatcctgaacaacttttctgtgtggagtcatgcaaaattcgcaaaaccttggaaattacaactttttggtgcaaaagtgacgtcataatttgaccaaaaatcgtcgattaccgccaaagaaaaacatagacgggcttcaaatttgcaccggcacactcggtggggtatccgcaagaagtaatcacgctaattcggcttttcggggtggctcgaaaattaaaaagtttattccccgggcagggaaaagggaagagcggccatcttgtttttctaatagtcaactctggaaatcgcgttttaacggtgcaaatcgaccaagttgagcatcctgaacaacttttctgtgtggagtcatgcaaaattcgcaaaaccttggaaattacaactttttggtgcaaaagtgacgtcataatttgaccaaaaatcgtcgattaccgccaaagtaaaacattaaagggattCAAATtggcactggcacactcgggttgggtatccgcaagaagtaatcacgctaatgcgGCTTTTctgggcggctcgaaaattaaaaagtttattccccgggcagggaaaagggaagagcggccatcttgtttttctaatagtcaactctggaaatcgcgttttgacggtgcaaatcgaccaagttgagcatcctgaacaactttcctgtgtggagtcatgcaaaactggcaaaattttgggaatttcaacattttggtgcaaaagtgacgtcataatttgaccaaaaatcgtcgataaccgccaaagtaaaacattaaaggggttcaaatttgcaccggcacactcgggtgtggtatccgcaagaagtaatcatgctaattcggcttttcggggtggctcgaaaattaaaaagtttattccccgtgcagggaaaagggaagagcggccatcttgtttttctaatagtcaactctggaaatcgcgttttgacggtgcaaatcgaccaagttgagcatcctgaataattttcctgtgtggagtcatgcaaaattcgcaaaaccttgatgattacaactttttggtgcaaaagtgacgtcataatttgaccactaatcgtcgaataccgccaaagtaaaacattaaaggggttcaaatttgcaccggcacactcgggtggggtatccgtaagaagtaatcacgctaattcggcttttcggggtggctcgaaaattaaaaagtttattccccgggcagggaaaagggagagcggccatcttgtttttctaacagtcaactctggaaatcgcgttttgacggtgcaagtcgaccaagttgaacgtcctgaacaactttcctgtgtggagtcatgcaaaattcgcaaaaccttggaagttacaactttttggtgcaaaagtgacgtcataatttgaccaaaaatcgtcgattaccgtcaaagttaaacattaacggggttcaaatttgcaccggcacactcgggtggggtatccgcaagaagtaatctcgccaattcggcttttcggggtggctcgaaaattaaaaagtttattccccgggcagggaaaatggaagagcggccatcttgtttttctaacagtcaactctggaaatcgcgttttgacggttcaaatcgaccaagttaagcatcctggacaacttttctgtgtggagtcatgcaaaattcgcaaaaccttggaaattacaaactttttggtgcaaaagtgacgtcataatttgacaaaaaatcgtcgattaccgccaaagtaaaacatagacggcctcaaatttgcaccggcacattcgggtggggtatccgcaggaagtaatcatgctaattcggcttttcggggtggctcaaaaattaaaaagtttattccccgggtagggagaagggaagagcggccatcttgtttttctaatagtcaacacttgaaatcgcgttttgacggtgcaaatcgaccaagttgagcatcctgaacaactttcctgtgtggagtcatgcaaaattagcaaaaccttggaaattacaactttttggtgcaaaagtgacgtcataatttgaccactaatcgtcgattaccgccaaagtaaaacattaaaggggttcaaatttgcaccggcaaactcgggtggggtatccgtaagaagtaatcacgctaattcggcttttcggggtggctcgaaaattaaaaagtttattccccgggcagggaaaagggaagagcggccatcttgtttttctaacagtcaactctggaaatcgcgttttgacggtgcaaatcgaccaagttgagcatcctgaacaactttcctgtgttgagtcatgcaaaattcgcaaaactttggaaattacaactttttggtgcaaaagtgacgtcataatttgaccaaaaatcgtcgattaccgccaaggtTAAACactaacggggttcaaatttgcaccggcacactcgggtggggtatccgcaagaagtaatctcgccaattcggcttttcggggtggctcgaaaattaaaaagtttatttaccgggcagggaaaaggttagagcggccatcttgtttttctaatagtcaactctggaaatcgcgttttgacggtgcaaatcgaccaagctgagcatcctgaacaactttcctgtgtggagtcatgcaaaactggcaaaaccttgggaattacaactttttggtgcaaaagtgacgtcataatttgaccaaaaatcgtcgattaccgccaaagtaaaacattaacggggttcaaatttgcaccggcacactcggtggggtatccgcaagaagtaatcacgctaattcggcttttcggggtggctcgaaatttaaaaagtttattccccgggcagggaaaagggaagagcggccatcttgtttttctaatagtcaactctggaaatcgcgttttgacggtgcaaatcgaccaagttgagcatcctgaacaactttcctgtgtggagttatgcaacaCTGGCAAAACCAtggcaattacaactttttggtgcaaaagtgacgtcataatttgaccaaaaatcgtcgattaccgccaaagtaaaacataaaaggggttcaaatttgcaccggcacactcgggtgaggtatccgcaagaagtaatttgcgaattttgcatgaccccacacaggaaagttgttcaggatgctcaacttggtcggtttgcaccgtcaaaacgcgatttccagagttgacttttagaaaaaccagatggaagcttttcccttttccctgcccgggaaattaactttttaattttcgtggcaacccgaaaaaccgaattagcgtgattacttcttgcgaataccccacccgagtgtgccggtgcaaatttgaaccccgtcaatgttttactttggcggtaatcgacgatttttggtcaaattatgacgtcacttttgcaccaaaatattgtaattcccaaggttttgcgaattttgcatgactccacacaggaaagttgttcaggatgctcaacttggtcgatttgcaccgtcaaaacgcgatttccagagttgaatattagaaaaatcaagatggccgctcttccattttccctgaccggagaataactttttaattttcgagccaccccgaaaagccgaattagcgtgattacttcttgcggataccccacccgagtgtgccggtgcaaatttgaacccaatcaat
Protein-coding regions in this window:
- the LOC139939544 gene encoding uncharacterized protein: MDTTMLDSAYYVTMNESVQLEQTNSMPSLLYTRSELLALKPSNNLCTLPTHVFQNLKDLGLLHLRSRRAGSHIRHRKIKSTIPNVRNGLQPSMSQPSQDNESSYLNVAHWNVHSACNKSLIICDYIIFQNIDIMFLTETWLDFNDQVIINEITPPGFMCINIPRPGDKHGGIAVIFRDELHLIHVPCDNSETSTFEHALISDTTHHLHLAVIYRPPPSARNKLKTSTFLSDFDRFIEYIDELPGKLICLGDFNIHFDCPHKLDTSHVHTTLTAYGFKQLVTGPTHKLGHTLDGIIVKSDNDELVSDCTVDMNDISDHGVVNCKLHFIKPQPVLMASKFRDFRKIDHNAFARELTERLHDVTCEGDVDTAVVEFNSAVNCALDIYAPLLTSKPKPKRAKPRWYNNDVDDARRGRRQAERKWRKSRLPSDRTNYEQSKRKLAEVLVKAKSVFYRESLIGSSPNEVFRIVNNLTGKPRLTPSIQDSPTVLAHAFSKFFTDRIKNIRAHMDDVQLDSTSSADLHTCPPSAQFAHFMPITKDYLHKVIKNSATKSCQLDIVPTWVFKKHTATFLPKLTEIVNTSLTSGVFPELFKKAVITPSLKKTIS